A portion of the Bifidobacterium sp. ESL0800 genome contains these proteins:
- the arc gene encoding proteasome ATPase, protein MNKRHDSQTGNNETFDDLARENDNLRAKNHALAVALTRAGKEVQKAKSQLSLMAAPPLNFATMVCVDSCSTDEQGVQRAKAEVLSGGRRLIVPVASNVSAARLVGGATVLLNENMVLVEQRGLEISGAVRTVKQVLDDGRLMVADESGNVTLIERASALANVAIEPSARVLVDGLTRMALEVLPVENATDLVLEQTPDATFDDIGGLDSQIERIKDAVELPFLHRQLFERYDLRPPKGVLLYGPPGNGKTLIAKAVANALSGGDAENGVFLSVKGPELLNKYVGESERLIRLIFKRARARAAEGKPVIVFIDEMDSLLRTRGSGVSSDVETTIVPQFLSELDGVESLDNVMVIGASNRVDMIDPAVLRPGRLDVKIRIDRPGRKAAAQIVSHYLTDNLPYETGQSAATLRKVLVDSVYAEGPQRHICDVCDDQGRWSRVTLADVMSGASLKNIVDRVKTHAVKDSITLGRPMEIGVDAVLRAVDDEFEETGDSVMDSDPVQWSKINGIAGGHAVRIRPAQ, encoded by the coding sequence ATGAACAAACGTCATGATTCGCAGACCGGGAACAACGAAACCTTCGACGATCTCGCCCGCGAAAACGACAACCTGCGGGCCAAGAACCATGCGCTCGCCGTCGCCCTGACACGCGCCGGCAAGGAAGTGCAGAAAGCGAAGTCGCAGCTTTCGCTGATGGCCGCGCCGCCGCTGAACTTCGCCACGATGGTGTGCGTGGACTCGTGCAGCACCGACGAACAGGGTGTGCAGCGTGCCAAGGCCGAGGTGCTCTCGGGCGGCCGTCGGCTTATCGTACCGGTGGCCTCGAACGTGTCGGCCGCGCGTCTGGTCGGCGGTGCAACGGTGCTCCTCAACGAGAACATGGTCTTGGTCGAACAACGAGGACTTGAGATTTCCGGCGCCGTGCGTACTGTCAAGCAGGTTCTGGATGACGGACGGCTGATGGTCGCCGACGAGTCCGGCAACGTCACGTTGATCGAACGGGCGAGTGCGCTCGCGAATGTCGCCATCGAACCGTCGGCCCGTGTTCTGGTCGATGGCTTGACACGTATGGCGTTGGAAGTGCTGCCCGTGGAGAACGCCACCGATCTGGTGCTTGAGCAGACCCCGGACGCCACCTTCGATGACATCGGCGGCCTGGACTCGCAAATCGAACGTATCAAGGACGCCGTCGAGCTGCCGTTCCTGCACCGCCAGCTGTTCGAGCGCTACGATCTGCGTCCGCCCAAGGGCGTGCTGCTCTATGGCCCTCCCGGCAACGGCAAGACGCTGATTGCCAAGGCCGTGGCCAACGCGCTTTCCGGTGGAGATGCCGAAAACGGCGTGTTCCTTTCCGTCAAGGGGCCGGAGCTCTTGAACAAGTACGTGGGGGAGTCCGAGCGTCTCATCCGTCTGATTTTCAAACGTGCGCGCGCCCGTGCGGCCGAAGGCAAGCCGGTTATCGTCTTCATCGACGAGATGGATTCGCTGCTGCGCACCCGTGGCTCCGGGGTGTCCAGCGACGTGGAGACCACGATTGTTCCGCAGTTCCTGTCTGAGCTCGACGGGGTGGAAAGCCTCGACAACGTCATGGTCATCGGTGCCTCGAACCGTGTGGACATGATCGATCCCGCCGTGCTGCGTCCCGGCCGCCTCGACGTGAAGATTCGCATCGACCGGCCCGGCAGAAAGGCCGCGGCGCAAATCGTATCGCATTATCTTACCGACAACCTGCCATATGAGACAGGTCAAAGCGCGGCAACGCTGCGCAAGGTTCTGGTCGATAGTGTCTATGCCGAAGGCCCGCAGCGCCATATCTGCGACGTATGCGACGATCAGGGACGCTGGAGTCGGGTGACCCTTGCCGACGTGATGAGCGGGGCGAGCCTCAAAAACATCGTCGACAGGGTCAAGACCCACGCCGTCAAGGATTCGATTACACTGGGCCGTCCGATGGAAATCGGCGTTGATGCGGTGCTTCGCGCGGTCGACGACGAATTCGAGGAGACCGGTGATTCGGTGATGGACTCGGATCCCGTGCAATGGTCGAAAATCAACGGCATCGCGGGAGGCCATGCGGTGCGTATTCGTCCTGCGCAGTGA
- a CDS encoding aldo/keto reductase — MKELNIAGQSVPAVGIGTWHMGNEPEQHDEEIAAIRAGIEAGARAVDTAETYGTGKSETLVGEALQPFNRDDIFLISKVRPENASKAVMEEHLDASLKRLQTDHLDLYLYHWRGSIPLEETVAELDRLRETGKIGAWGVSNFDIPDMQELVELPAGGNVAANEDLYHIESRGIEYDLLPWQRERHIPLIAYSPVGGLSNNLKTSMLTDPAVCKVAERHGVSTYELLIAWTVRDGNTLAIPQTSNPKHMRANIAAAGIELTQEDLAELDGRYPAPTHRIPLDVD, encoded by the coding sequence ATGAAGGAACTCAACATAGCCGGGCAATCGGTGCCGGCGGTCGGAATCGGCACATGGCATATGGGCAATGAGCCGGAACAGCACGATGAAGAGATTGCCGCGATCAGGGCGGGCATCGAAGCCGGGGCGAGGGCGGTCGACACCGCCGAGACCTACGGCACCGGCAAGTCCGAAACGCTGGTGGGTGAGGCGTTGCAGCCGTTCAACCGCGACGACATCTTCCTCATCTCGAAGGTACGGCCGGAGAACGCTTCCAAGGCGGTTATGGAAGAGCATCTGGACGCGAGTCTCAAGCGTCTGCAGACCGACCATCTCGACCTGTACCTCTACCATTGGCGCGGCTCGATCCCGCTCGAGGAGACGGTCGCGGAGCTCGACCGTTTGCGTGAGACCGGCAAGATCGGTGCCTGGGGCGTCTCGAACTTCGATATCCCGGATATGCAGGAGCTGGTCGAGCTGCCGGCAGGTGGCAACGTCGCCGCCAATGAGGACCTTTACCATATCGAGTCACGTGGCATCGAATACGATCTGCTTCCTTGGCAGCGCGAACGCCATATCCCGCTGATCGCCTATAGCCCTGTAGGCGGTCTTTCCAACAACCTGAAAACCAGCATGCTGACCGACCCCGCGGTCTGTAAGGTGGCCGAACGGCACGGCGTCTCCACTTACGAACTGCTGATTGCATGGACAGTACGCGACGGCAACACCCTGGCCATCCCGCAGACCTCGAACCCCAAGCATATGCGGGCCAATATCGCCGCGGCCGGCATCGAGCTGACACAAGAGGATCTGGCCGAGCTTGACGGTCGCTATCCGGCACCGACCCACCGTATCCCGCTCGATGTGGACTGA
- the fmt gene encoding methionyl-tRNA formyltransferase: protein MLKVLFAGTPDVAVPALRQLAEDREHFEVVAVLTRPDAPQGRGRKLTPSPVKEAALGLDIPVLECDPKEPTFIAELKATGAEAGAVVAYGKILKEDVLGALPMGWYNLHFSLLPQWRGAAPVQRSVWSGDSITGATVFKLTRGMDTGPILAQSTCEIGAHDTSGDILERLAEDGSHLLASALTAMAEGRIVLQEQSQGAYEVARKITHEDARIRFDVPVFAADRQIRACTPEPGAWCMLHPQGVGDSASQPEAVEASSNAEHDMGDAEPFHVLKARPADMNDPQVPNDLGPGRLASTKKHVWVGTVTTPLELEEVKAQGKKAMRAADWARGARLSADAYVD from the coding sequence ATGTTGAAAGTATTGTTCGCCGGAACACCGGATGTGGCGGTTCCCGCGTTACGCCAGCTGGCCGAAGACAGGGAGCATTTCGAGGTCGTCGCCGTGCTCACCAGGCCCGATGCGCCTCAAGGCCGGGGTCGGAAGCTTACGCCGAGCCCCGTCAAAGAGGCGGCGTTGGGCCTCGATATTCCTGTTCTGGAATGCGACCCGAAAGAGCCGACCTTCATCGCCGAGCTCAAAGCCACCGGAGCCGAAGCCGGGGCCGTGGTCGCCTATGGCAAGATTCTCAAGGAAGACGTGCTGGGCGCGTTGCCGATGGGGTGGTATAACCTGCATTTTTCGCTGTTGCCGCAATGGCGTGGCGCGGCTCCCGTACAGCGCTCGGTCTGGAGCGGGGACAGCATCACCGGAGCCACCGTCTTCAAACTCACCCGCGGCATGGATACCGGCCCCATTCTTGCGCAGTCGACTTGCGAGATCGGTGCACACGACACTTCCGGAGATATCCTCGAACGACTGGCCGAAGACGGCTCGCATCTGCTGGCCTCGGCGCTGACGGCGATGGCCGAAGGCCGGATCGTGCTTCAGGAACAATCCCAAGGCGCCTACGAGGTGGCCAGGAAAATCACGCATGAGGATGCGCGCATTCGCTTCGATGTGCCGGTGTTCGCCGCCGACCGGCAGATTCGTGCCTGCACTCCCGAGCCGGGCGCTTGGTGCATGCTGCACCCGCAAGGTGTAGGTGACAGTGCGAGCCAGCCTGAGGCAGTCGAGGCTTCTTCAAACGCTGAACATGATATGGGCGACGCCGAGCCCTTCCATGTCTTGAAGGCGCGTCCGGCGGATATGAACGACCCTCAGGTGCCGAATGACCTCGGACCGGGCAGGCTGGCCAGCACCAAAAAGCACGTATGGGTGGGCACCGTCACCACTCCGCTCGAACTTGAAGAAGTCAAGGCGCAGGGCAAGAAGGCCATGCGTGCCGCCGACTGGGCGCGGGGAGCGCGCCTGTCTGCCGACGCCTACGTCGACTGA
- a CDS encoding HAD family phosphatase has translation MKGWPGEPEMEYNVIKSEDAVQGAAGKPIENVIFDFGNVLVRWDPQAVMLPRYSQELTDRFLDNDVSGFYDASDEMDVGGRAVEAVAAVRQKYGEPWAGMLDYYFKNFEDSLVGPVEGMRVLVDDLKAAGVGVWGLSNWATELFPPAKKFYPILSDLDDAVVSGYVKLRKPHRDIFEFALKRFDIPADTAVFIDDKAMNIVGANSAGIRGVRFNDSGKLRALLRRSGVDIPGIQS, from the coding sequence ATGAAAGGCTGGCCGGGCGAACCGGAAATGGAATACAACGTGATCAAGTCGGAGGATGCGGTGCAGGGCGCTGCCGGCAAACCGATCGAGAACGTGATCTTCGATTTCGGCAATGTGCTCGTGCGTTGGGATCCGCAGGCAGTCATGTTGCCCCGGTACTCCCAGGAGCTGACCGACAGATTCCTCGACAATGACGTTTCCGGCTTCTACGATGCCAGCGACGAGATGGATGTCGGGGGAAGGGCGGTTGAAGCCGTGGCTGCCGTGCGACAGAAGTACGGCGAGCCGTGGGCCGGGATGCTTGACTATTATTTCAAGAATTTCGAGGATTCGCTGGTCGGGCCGGTCGAGGGCATGCGCGTTCTGGTTGATGACCTGAAGGCCGCGGGTGTCGGCGTGTGGGGTCTGTCGAATTGGGCGACCGAACTGTTCCCGCCGGCAAAGAAATTCTATCCGATTTTAAGCGACCTGGACGATGCCGTGGTCTCCGGCTATGTCAAGTTGCGCAAGCCGCATCGCGATATCTTCGAATTCGCGCTGAAACGTTTTGACATTCCCGCCGACACCGCAGTGTTCATCGACGACAAAGCCATGAACATCGTCGGCGCGAACTCGGCAGGTATCCGAGGCGTGAGATTCAATGATTCCGGCAAATTGAGGGCGCTGTTGAGGCGCAGCGGCGTCGATATTCCGGGAATTCAGAGCTGA
- a CDS encoding class I SAM-dependent methyltransferase: MAVMTVADMVSMFLKDNGKINITAFDGSSFGPQDAPLHITVNNSRAVYYMVDHPNDLGLARAYLQGDIASPELIPGNPYEVFKELMALKPDMKKPNPADLARIVAAVYSHGIRHPEAPSIEGPSRWRRRTEGLLPHSKAGDSATVSYHYDQSNEFYRLFLGSSMTYTCGVFNTPEDSLEDAEWRKLDLVLDKLNLKPGDRLLDIGCGWGSMEIRAAQRGIKVLGVTLAGEQVKWAQEWIKREGLEDLAEVRQMDYRDVPEGDFDGICSIGMMEHVGFKHYPSYFKEIFDKLKPNGRLLNHQITRVNSMTGKSAGEFIDRYIFPDGQLASPGEIETVIQDTGFEVVNQENLRQHYALTLHNWNKNLVAGWDRAVELMGEPKARLWGLYMAGCALNFELNNIQIHQFLCVRPDSETGTDTYPLRPWWVENADVLPTPSKA, encoded by the coding sequence ATGGCCGTTATGACCGTAGCCGATATGGTTTCCATGTTCCTTAAGGACAATGGGAAAATCAACATCACCGCATTCGACGGTTCATCGTTTGGACCTCAGGACGCCCCTTTGCACATCACCGTGAACAATTCGCGTGCCGTATATTATATGGTCGACCATCCCAACGATCTCGGCCTTGCGCGCGCCTATCTGCAAGGCGACATCGCCTCCCCGGAGCTCATCCCCGGCAATCCGTACGAAGTGTTCAAGGAGCTTATGGCTCTCAAGCCGGATATGAAGAAGCCGAACCCTGCTGACTTGGCGCGTATCGTCGCCGCCGTCTATTCGCATGGTATCCGTCATCCCGAAGCGCCGTCCATCGAAGGGCCGAGCCGTTGGCGTCGCCGCACCGAAGGCCTGCTGCCGCACTCCAAGGCCGGCGATTCCGCCACGGTGAGCTATCACTATGACCAGTCCAACGAGTTCTATCGTCTCTTCCTCGGCTCGTCGATGACTTACACCTGCGGCGTGTTCAACACCCCGGAGGATTCGCTTGAAGACGCGGAATGGCGCAAGCTTGACCTTGTGCTTGACAAGCTCAACCTGAAGCCTGGCGATCGTCTGCTCGACATCGGCTGCGGCTGGGGCTCGATGGAAATCCGCGCCGCGCAGCGCGGCATCAAGGTCCTCGGTGTCACTCTGGCAGGCGAACAGGTCAAGTGGGCGCAGGAATGGATCAAGCGCGAAGGCCTCGAAGACCTCGCCGAGGTGCGTCAGATGGACTACCGCGACGTGCCCGAAGGCGACTTCGATGGCATCTGCTCGATCGGCATGATGGAGCACGTCGGCTTCAAGCACTATCCCTCCTACTTTAAGGAGATCTTCGACAAGCTCAAGCCCAACGGCCGCTTGCTGAACCACCAGATCACGCGAGTCAACTCCATGACGGGCAAGTCTGCCGGCGAGTTCATCGATCGCTACATCTTCCCCGACGGCCAGCTGGCTTCCCCGGGCGAGATCGAAACCGTCATCCAGGACACGGGCTTCGAGGTCGTCAATCAGGAGAACCTGCGCCAGCACTATGCGCTGACGCTGCATAACTGGAACAAGAACCTGGTCGCAGGCTGGGACCGCGCCGTCGAGCTGATGGGCGAGCCCAAGGCACGCCTGTGGGGTCTCTATATGGCCGGTTGTGCCCTGAACTTCGAGCTCAACAACATCCAGATCCACCAGTTCCTCTGCGTGCGTCCCGATTCAGAGACCGGTACCGACACCTACCCGCTGCGTCCGTGGTGGGTCGAGAACGCCGACGTTCTGCCGACGCCTTCCAAGGCCTGA
- the metK gene encoding methionine adenosyltransferase: MTKERRLISAESVTEGHPDKVCDQISDAILDDMLRQDPHSHVAVETSAAIGQFLIFGEVTSSGYSDIQRIVRNVVKNIGYTSSEVGLDADSCGVLVSLTEQSAEINQGVDRLNPEQETEVSREERYEAQGAGDQGIMFGYACDETDVLMPLPIYLSHRLAYRLAQVRKESIVPHLRPDGKTQVTIEYDDDDRPVRVDTVLISTQHDPDVDHDWLLPQLREHVIEPVLAEVCGDKIKHDDYRILVNPTGSFILGGPAADAGLTGRKIIVDTYGGAAHHGGGAFSGKDPSKVDRSAAYATRWVAKNIVAAGLAHKVEVQVAYAIGVADPVSVNVNTFGTEIGGVTREQIQAAVRKVFDLRPAAIIDELDLLRPIYLKTAAYGHFGRTDPDFTWEATDKVDELKAAIAEL; encoded by the coding sequence GTGACAAAAGAACGTCGCCTGATTTCCGCGGAATCGGTTACCGAAGGGCATCCCGATAAGGTCTGCGATCAGATTTCCGACGCCATCCTCGACGATATGCTTCGTCAGGATCCCCATTCCCATGTGGCCGTGGAAACATCGGCCGCCATCGGACAATTCCTTATTTTTGGCGAGGTGACCAGTTCCGGGTATTCCGACATCCAGCGCATCGTGCGCAATGTCGTCAAAAATATCGGCTACACCTCCTCCGAGGTCGGTCTTGACGCCGATTCGTGCGGCGTGCTGGTCTCGCTGACCGAGCAGAGCGCGGAAATCAACCAAGGTGTCGATCGTCTCAACCCCGAGCAGGAGACCGAAGTCTCGCGCGAGGAACGCTACGAGGCCCAGGGCGCCGGCGACCAGGGCATCATGTTCGGTTACGCCTGCGACGAGACTGACGTGCTGATGCCGTTGCCGATTTATCTTTCGCATCGTTTGGCCTATCGTCTGGCCCAGGTTCGCAAGGAGAGCATCGTCCCGCATCTGCGCCCGGACGGCAAGACCCAGGTCACCATCGAATACGACGATGACGACCGTCCGGTTCGTGTCGACACGGTGCTCATCTCCACGCAGCACGACCCCGACGTCGACCACGATTGGCTACTGCCGCAACTACGCGAGCATGTCATCGAACCGGTACTCGCCGAAGTCTGCGGTGACAAGATTAAGCATGACGATTACCGCATTCTGGTCAATCCGACCGGTTCGTTCATCTTGGGCGGTCCGGCGGCGGACGCCGGCCTCACCGGCCGTAAGATCATCGTTGACACCTACGGCGGAGCGGCCCACCACGGTGGCGGCGCGTTCTCCGGCAAGGACCCGAGCAAGGTCGACCGTTCCGCGGCCTACGCCACGCGCTGGGTGGCCAAGAACATCGTCGCGGCGGGGCTTGCGCACAAGGTCGAGGTGCAGGTGGCCTATGCCATCGGCGTCGCCGATCCGGTGAGCGTCAACGTCAACACCTTCGGCACCGAGATCGGGGGAGTCACCCGTGAGCAGATCCAGGCCGCGGTGCGCAAGGTCTTCGACCTGCGTCCGGCCGCGATCATCGACGAGCTCGACCTGCTTCGCCCGATCTATCTGAAGACTGCGGCATATGGCCACTTCGGCCGCACCGACCCGGACTTCACTTGGGAGGCCACCGACAAGGTCGACGAGCTCAAGGCGGCCATCGCCGAGCTCTGA
- the rpoZ gene encoding DNA-directed RNA polymerase subunit omega, translated as MAFGTEPTPSGLADPTIDQLMEKSEHNKYSLSIFAAKRARQINSYFTQLNEGLLQNVGPLVEYQNNEKPLSIAFREINEGLLEETLGEDDLSEGSLD; from the coding sequence ATGGCATTTGGCACCGAGCCCACACCGAGCGGTCTTGCCGATCCGACGATTGACCAGCTGATGGAGAAGAGCGAGCACAACAAGTACTCGCTGTCGATTTTCGCGGCGAAGCGCGCCCGTCAGATCAACTCCTACTTCACCCAGCTCAACGAGGGTCTGTTGCAGAATGTCGGCCCGCTGGTGGAGTACCAGAACAACGAGAAGCCGCTTTCCATCGCCTTCCGCGAAATCAACGAAGGTCTGCTGGAAGAGACGCTCGGCGAGGACGACCTGAGTGAAGGCAGCCTCGACTAG
- the ilvD gene encoding dihydroxy-acid dehydratase yields MQMRSHNIMTGRMFAGARALYRAAGVAGDDLGKKPIVAIANSFSEFVPGHVHLNKVGRLVSKAVREAGGIPREFNTIAVDDGIAMGHTGMLYSLPSRDIIADAIEYSVNAHCADALICISNCDKITPGMLMAALRLNIPTIFVSGGPMEAGSTTLSNGNTETTDLIDVMYASADDNVSDEDLLAYEKTVCPTCGSCAGMFTANSMNCLTEALGLALPGNGTTLASHGYRKQLFERAGKMIVELANRYYNEDDESVLPRAIATKHAFENAMTMDVAMGGSTNTVLHILAAAQSADVDFTLDDIERISHTVPCICKASPSGDWEISDVHRAGGICGILGELDRAGKLNQDVHSVDYPTLQAKLNDWDIMRPTCLDKAKELYRAAPGHIKSPEPFTHETLSDSLDTDRVNGAIHDIDHPAVKEGGLAILRGNLAPDGCVVKTAGVPENIWKFRGPAHIVESQEQAVEVILGDKLKKGEALVIRYEGPKGGPGMQEMLYPTSFVKGKGIGRDVALITDGRYSGGSSGLAIGHVAPEAANKGPIALIKDGDMIDIDIPNRTINVELTDEQFDERRKELEAGDGYVAHRDRKVSLALKAYAAFARSADKGATRDPELINQLSGLK; encoded by the coding sequence ATGCAAATGCGCTCACATAATATCATGACCGGCCGCATGTTCGCCGGTGCCCGAGCACTCTATCGCGCCGCAGGCGTGGCCGGAGACGACTTGGGCAAGAAACCCATCGTCGCCATCGCAAACTCGTTCTCCGAGTTCGTGCCCGGCCATGTCCACCTCAACAAGGTCGGACGCCTCGTCTCCAAGGCCGTACGCGAAGCTGGCGGCATCCCCCGCGAGTTCAATACCATCGCCGTCGACGACGGCATCGCCATGGGCCACACCGGCATGCTCTACTCGCTGCCGAGCCGCGACATCATCGCCGACGCCATTGAATACTCCGTCAACGCGCACTGCGCCGACGCCCTGATCTGCATCTCCAACTGCGACAAGATCACACCCGGCATGCTCATGGCCGCGCTGAGGCTCAACATCCCCACCATCTTCGTCTCAGGCGGACCGATGGAGGCCGGTTCGACAACCCTGTCCAACGGCAATACCGAGACCACCGACCTGATCGACGTGATGTATGCCTCCGCCGACGACAACGTTTCCGACGAGGACCTGCTGGCCTACGAGAAGACCGTCTGCCCCACCTGCGGCTCCTGCGCCGGCATGTTCACCGCCAATTCGATGAACTGCCTGACCGAGGCACTCGGCCTGGCCCTGCCCGGCAATGGTACCACGCTCGCCTCGCACGGCTATCGCAAGCAGCTCTTCGAGCGCGCGGGCAAGATGATCGTCGAGCTGGCGAACCGCTATTACAACGAGGACGACGAGAGCGTGCTGCCGCGCGCCATCGCCACCAAGCACGCCTTCGAGAACGCCATGACCATGGACGTGGCCATGGGCGGCTCGACCAACACCGTGCTGCACATCCTCGCCGCCGCGCAGAGCGCCGACGTCGACTTCACGCTCGATGACATCGAACGCATCAGTCACACCGTGCCCTGCATCTGCAAGGCCAGCCCCTCCGGCGACTGGGAGATCTCCGACGTGCATCGCGCCGGTGGCATCTGTGGCATCCTCGGCGAGCTCGACCGTGCCGGCAAGCTCAACCAGGACGTGCATTCGGTCGATTATCCGACGCTTCAGGCCAAGCTCAACGATTGGGACATCATGCGCCCGACCTGCCTCGACAAGGCCAAGGAACTCTACCGCGCAGCCCCGGGCCACATCAAGTCCCCCGAGCCGTTCACGCACGAGACGCTCTCCGATTCGCTTGACACCGACCGCGTCAATGGCGCCATCCACGACATCGACCATCCGGCCGTGAAGGAAGGCGGCCTCGCGATTCTGCGCGGCAACCTCGCCCCCGACGGCTGCGTGGTCAAGACCGCGGGCGTGCCCGAGAACATCTGGAAGTTCCGCGGGCCGGCCCACATCGTCGAGTCCCAGGAACAGGCCGTCGAGGTCATCCTGGGCGACAAGCTCAAAAAGGGCGAAGCGCTGGTCATCCGCTACGAAGGTCCCAAGGGAGGCCCGGGCATGCAGGAAATGCTCTACCCCACCTCGTTCGTCAAGGGCAAGGGTATCGGGCGTGACGTCGCGCTGATCACCGACGGCCGCTATTCCGGCGGTTCGTCAGGTCTGGCCATCGGCCACGTCGCCCCCGAGGCGGCCAACAAGGGCCCGATCGCCCTGATCAAGGACGGCGACATGATCGACATCGACATCCCCAACCGCACCATCAACGTGGAACTCACCGACGAGCAGTTCGATGAACGTCGCAAGGAGCTCGAAGCCGGAGACGGCTACGTCGCCCACCGCGACCGCAAGGTCAGCCTCGCGCTCAAGGCCTACGCCGCCTTCGCCCGTTCTGCTGACAAGGGGGCTACTAGAGACCCCGAGCTGATAAATCAGCTCTCAGGGCTCAAGTAG
- the gmk gene encoding guanylate kinase has protein sequence MSVGNEEHVAGQSHKGRLIVLTGPTAVGKGTVEANLLSKHPEVWVSVSATTRDPRPGEVNGKNYWFMDEAEFVAKEKQNWFLETAVVHGMAHYGTPLQPVLDHLAKNIPTILEIDLQGARRVKQRAAELNLEIVSVFIAPPSYDELVKRLIGRGTENEEQRKKRLETAKVELAAEPEFDVKIVNDTVDRAADELWDVIAKEYGINN, from the coding sequence ATGAGCGTTGGTAATGAAGAGCATGTCGCTGGGCAGTCGCACAAGGGCCGTTTGATTGTCTTGACCGGGCCGACGGCCGTGGGCAAGGGAACCGTCGAGGCGAATCTACTCAGCAAACATCCTGAAGTCTGGGTTTCGGTTTCCGCCACCACACGCGATCCGAGGCCGGGGGAGGTCAACGGCAAGAACTACTGGTTCATGGATGAGGCAGAATTCGTAGCCAAGGAAAAACAGAACTGGTTCCTCGAAACCGCGGTCGTACATGGCATGGCCCATTACGGCACACCTCTGCAGCCGGTGCTCGATCACTTGGCCAAAAATATTCCTACGATTCTTGAGATCGACCTGCAAGGTGCCCGCCGCGTCAAGCAGCGTGCCGCCGAACTCAATCTTGAGATCGTCTCGGTATTCATCGCCCCGCCGAGTTACGACGAGCTGGTCAAGCGCTTGATCGGCCGTGGCACGGAGAATGAGGAACAACGTAAAAAGCGTCTGGAGACCGCGAAGGTCGAGCTGGCCGCCGAGCCGGAATTCGACGTCAAGATCGTCAACGACACCGTCGATCGCGCCGCCGACGAGCTCTGGGACGTCATCGCCAAGGAATACGGCATCAATAATTGA
- a CDS encoding PIN domain-containing protein, which translates to MYDEQLLAHLVDGKDTGYVTSGSLKDCYYICRKYIGEPACRALIRAFLIIFDVPPTGMAECRESAYSTEPDFEDGLIRAVAEHNNADVIITRDSAAFQSSNVNSMSAREYLQNLNR; encoded by the coding sequence GTGTATGACGAGCAGCTGTTGGCACACTTGGTCGACGGTAAGGATACCGGTTACGTCACCTCCGGTTCTTTGAAGGACTGTTATTATATCTGCCGCAAATACATCGGTGAGCCAGCATGCAGGGCATTGATTCGGGCATTTCTAATCATTTTCGATGTACCACCGACAGGTATGGCAGAATGCCGGGAATCGGCCTATTCCACTGAACCAGATTTTGAAGACGGTCTCATCCGTGCGGTCGCGGAACATAATAATGCTGATGTCATCATCACCAGAGACTCCGCAGCTTTCCAATCCTCGAATGTCAATAGCATGTCTGCACGAGAATATCTACAAAATCTCAATCGATAA